One part of the Solea solea chromosome 1, fSolSol10.1, whole genome shotgun sequence genome encodes these proteins:
- the LOC131477321 gene encoding protein disulfide-isomerase TMX3-like isoform X1, with translation MDTRRTLIFSAVLLATLTSAFVEELDDSFLTTRTVDDIWIIKFYAPWCSLCKQLDPVWHQIGSELKSLGSPVNIGKCDATANIGLAKEFRVKGYPAILMWKKHLKYNYSGPRTRDAILDFTHRVAGPVVRSLNSLQIFQHAINRHDIMFVYVGATSPLKGNFTSVAEELIVHTHFFSAARDVLPKDVSLSSLPTVLLFKDTTFHTYTEENDGDLRSWVNRERFPYFSKIDSFTLYAMGESGKLVALVLLEESSLCEESERLKDLLRKVTSEQRHVYSRHFYFGFMTGNDYIKGLIMSDVIEPSFVVVNLSNDGYFLPHVPVKTERQLLDFLDGVVDGGLQCQGGNNVVQRIKRLIYEAKAMLTLLFTQVPLLSFFLLSFTLAIAAAFFYLCCKPRPPTSDDDSDVAAVKNMAKNKKTE, from the exons ATGGACACGAGGAGGACGCTCATATTCTCAG ccgTGCTGTTAGCGACGCTGACGTCAGCGTTTGTTGAAGAACTCGATGACTC cttcttGACGACGAGAACAGTCGACGACATTTGGATCATTAAA ttctACGCCCCCTGGTGTTCACTCTGTAAACAGCTGGATCCTGTTTGGCATCAGATCGGCTCAGAACTCAAAAGTCTCGGTTCTCCGGTCAACATCGGCAAATGTGACGCCACTGCTAACATCG GTTTGGCCAAAGAGTTCAGGGTCAAAGGTTATCCAGCCATCCTCAT GTGgaagaaacatttgaaatataatTATTCAGGACCAAGAACCAGAGACGCAATTCTGGACTTTACACACCGAGTGgctgg gccAGTGGTTCGATCCCTGAACAGTCTGCAGATTTTCCAGCACGCCATAAACCGCCATGATATCATGTTTGTATATGTTGGTGCAACATCACCTCtgaag GGAAACTTCACGTCTGTTGCAGAGGAGTTGATCGtccacacacacttcttctctGCTGCCAGAGATGTCCTGCCCAAG gacgtgtctctgtcctctcttccAACTGTCCTGCTTTTCAAAGACACAACGTTTCACACCTACACAG AGGAGAATGATGGAGATCTGAGGTCATGGGTCAACAGAGAACGCTTCCCTTACTTCTCCAAAATCGACAGCTTCACGCTGTATGCCATGGGAGAGTCAG GTAAACTGGTGGCGTTAGTACTGCTGGAGGAGAGTAGCCTGTGTGAGGAGAGTgagag GTTAAAAGATCTGCTGAGAAAAGTGACGTCAGAACAGAGACACGTGTACAGCAG acaTTTCTACTTTGGCTTCATGACAGGAAATGACTACATCAAAGGTCTAATAATGAG tgatgtcatcgAGCCGTCATTTGTTGTGGTTAATTTGTCCAATGACGGCTACTTCCTGCCTCATGTCCCTGTGAAGACAGAGCGTCAGCTGCTGGACTTCCTGGATGGTGTGGTGGACGGTGGCTTGCAG tgtcaGGGAGGAAACAATGTCGTCCAGCGAATCAAACGCCTCATTTATGAAGCTAAAGCTATGCTAACA CTCCTCTTCACACAGGTGCCTCTGCTCAGCTTCTTCCTGCTCAGTTTCACGCTCGCCATTGCTGCAGCCTTCTTTTACCTGTGCtgtaagccccgcccccccacaAGCGATGACGACAGTGACGTGGCAGCGGTCAAAAACATGGCCAAGAACAAGAAGACGGAGTGA
- the LOC131477321 gene encoding protein disulfide-isomerase TMX3-like isoform X2, with amino-acid sequence MDTRRTLIFSAVLLATLTSAFVEELDDSFLTTRTVDDIWIIKFYAPWCSLCKQLDPVWHQIGSELKSLGSPVNIGKCDATANIGLAKEFRVKGYPAILMWKKHLKYNYSGPRTRDAILDFTHRVAGPVVRSLNSLQIFQHAINRHDIMFVYVGATSPLKDVSLSSLPTVLLFKDTTFHTYTEENDGDLRSWVNRERFPYFSKIDSFTLYAMGESGKLVALVLLEESSLCEESERLKDLLRKVTSEQRHVYSRHFYFGFMTGNDYIKGLIMSDVIEPSFVVVNLSNDGYFLPHVPVKTERQLLDFLDGVVDGGLQCQGGNNVVQRIKRLIYEAKAMLTLLFTQVPLLSFFLLSFTLAIAAAFFYLCCKPRPPTSDDDSDVAAVKNMAKNKKTE; translated from the exons ATGGACACGAGGAGGACGCTCATATTCTCAG ccgTGCTGTTAGCGACGCTGACGTCAGCGTTTGTTGAAGAACTCGATGACTC cttcttGACGACGAGAACAGTCGACGACATTTGGATCATTAAA ttctACGCCCCCTGGTGTTCACTCTGTAAACAGCTGGATCCTGTTTGGCATCAGATCGGCTCAGAACTCAAAAGTCTCGGTTCTCCGGTCAACATCGGCAAATGTGACGCCACTGCTAACATCG GTTTGGCCAAAGAGTTCAGGGTCAAAGGTTATCCAGCCATCCTCAT GTGgaagaaacatttgaaatataatTATTCAGGACCAAGAACCAGAGACGCAATTCTGGACTTTACACACCGAGTGgctgg gccAGTGGTTCGATCCCTGAACAGTCTGCAGATTTTCCAGCACGCCATAAACCGCCATGATATCATGTTTGTATATGTTGGTGCAACATCACCTCtgaag gacgtgtctctgtcctctcttccAACTGTCCTGCTTTTCAAAGACACAACGTTTCACACCTACACAG AGGAGAATGATGGAGATCTGAGGTCATGGGTCAACAGAGAACGCTTCCCTTACTTCTCCAAAATCGACAGCTTCACGCTGTATGCCATGGGAGAGTCAG GTAAACTGGTGGCGTTAGTACTGCTGGAGGAGAGTAGCCTGTGTGAGGAGAGTgagag GTTAAAAGATCTGCTGAGAAAAGTGACGTCAGAACAGAGACACGTGTACAGCAG acaTTTCTACTTTGGCTTCATGACAGGAAATGACTACATCAAAGGTCTAATAATGAG tgatgtcatcgAGCCGTCATTTGTTGTGGTTAATTTGTCCAATGACGGCTACTTCCTGCCTCATGTCCCTGTGAAGACAGAGCGTCAGCTGCTGGACTTCCTGGATGGTGTGGTGGACGGTGGCTTGCAG tgtcaGGGAGGAAACAATGTCGTCCAGCGAATCAAACGCCTCATTTATGAAGCTAAAGCTATGCTAACA CTCCTCTTCACACAGGTGCCTCTGCTCAGCTTCTTCCTGCTCAGTTTCACGCTCGCCATTGCTGCAGCCTTCTTTTACCTGTGCtgtaagccccgcccccccacaAGCGATGACGACAGTGACGTGGCAGCGGTCAAAAACATGGCCAAGAACAAGAAGACGGAGTGA